A DNA window from Acetobacter aceti NBRC 14818 contains the following coding sequences:
- a CDS encoding AAA family ATPase yields MSARFVQLRIAGFKSFADPVSVDILPGLTGIVGPNGCGKSNVVEALRWAMGESSARSLRGGEMDDLIFAGTTNRPARNLAEVTLVLENAKGLGPGPFAEQDDLEVSRRAERGSGSDYRLNSKAIRARDVQTLFADLASGARSSAMVSQGRVAMLVGARPEERRTILEEAAGITGLHARRHEAELKLRATETNLTRAEDLRTQLESRLEGLTGQSEQASRYRELSANLRDAEVSLLALLHARARQQVERAKLAAVQARTALIAAEEASETAVLADYEADKALPAIREAAELARTALERQRVAAEGVALEEQRAAQAAKAATERLRQSEADRDAAKSRLEDASATLTRLQEEMAAVQAARASLPDRQAEAETNLTSLQAALQDASETLERLMTEATAARTRSEQAQAALEAATLRHTRLAEDHAALKKQIEALQAELPAQDVLTEAEASVQRAAATLATCREEADAAAQKRSEAQVALSIARNAAETTRTRHIECEKALATATATLNGLCKDRDALAQRKEQTERELIPDTQRSALAQAVTDAEAARTQAVAALESAETERAAASTALVEARGRMQEDNATRASVAAAVQSAEAALRRAEQEATTFTRELAAAEQNAVPDSVLEQAQSARAAEEKRLTDAEQALVNAEEAATQAAKDAQEAEATLGALKAELTRLKAQIEGLSQALGADREEDEASPISGQLDIPDGLEIALATVLAEGLDAPDAAVAPDAPRSWSSLGPLASPPTLPAGATSLASLLDAVPPALARALGQAGLVATVAEGDSLFSALQAGQSLITRDGAFWRWDGYRIAAGQPSAAAQRLAQRRILKETQLRFDEKATDLPVAEQKAAETAQARTATAEAVRKARMDRAAVEGVLGKVRTTEAETSRRHAAARARLDAVRPQCERATQALVAAKQAVADAQATQQALPAPETLRKAHEEAKARDQKATQTESAARETRRKADAAFEQARRAQQETETRHGNAESRLGTILPELARLDSERGKAEETVEAARLALEASSDPASAATALKNAETTAREAEQAAAAARAKLEAVGQEMAGREAAHRAMQEKTLEIRSRLSATEPRLAALDVELNEAAETLEAAEAARAATVLDDQASDPIETLREKISELRREEQAGREARAALLAEVGTLTSQETALRDSLSEWTSRAKAAEEQLAEAQLRFDAVSADHQTLTALPDEARQLRERTAATLTEAEEKFATANAAREAAENRLKDAQEARRRTEGELATARENLLRSEGKSEQAQAILDQLLAETPEPPTAPVGDLTESAETGLRRKISRLTREREELGPVNLRADIEAQEAEQQIEVIRREHGEIEAAIARLRGSIGSLNKEGRERLMAVFTQVDHHFQSLFSRMFGGGRAHLGLVGSDDPLQAGLEIYAQPPGKKLATLSLLSGGEQALTALSLIFAVFRCNPAPICVLDEVDAPLDDANVGRFCALLGDMVNEAGTRFLVVTHHQLTMAHMDRLYGVTMQERGVSRVLSVDLDRAAAMAGERKKEEAHA; encoded by the coding sequence ATGAGCGCACGCTTCGTCCAGCTTCGTATTGCGGGCTTCAAAAGCTTTGCCGACCCGGTCTCCGTGGATATTCTCCCCGGTCTGACCGGTATTGTCGGACCGAACGGCTGCGGTAAATCCAATGTCGTGGAAGCGCTGCGTTGGGCCATGGGTGAAAGTTCGGCACGCTCGCTGCGTGGCGGCGAGATGGATGACCTCATCTTCGCCGGAACGACCAATCGCCCTGCCCGCAACCTCGCCGAAGTCACGCTGGTTCTGGAAAACGCCAAGGGGCTTGGCCCCGGCCCATTCGCCGAGCAGGACGATCTGGAAGTGTCCCGCCGCGCCGAGCGGGGTTCCGGCAGCGATTACCGCCTGAACAGCAAGGCCATCCGCGCCCGCGACGTCCAGACGCTGTTTGCCGATCTCGCCTCCGGTGCACGGTCTTCGGCCATGGTCAGTCAGGGCCGTGTCGCCATGCTGGTCGGCGCACGCCCGGAAGAGCGGCGCACCATTCTGGAAGAAGCTGCGGGCATCACAGGTCTGCACGCGCGGCGGCATGAAGCCGAACTGAAGCTCCGCGCCACCGAAACCAATCTGACTCGCGCCGAAGACCTCCGCACCCAGCTGGAGAGCCGGCTTGAGGGTCTGACCGGCCAGTCCGAGCAGGCGTCCCGCTACCGGGAACTGTCCGCCAATCTGCGTGACGCCGAAGTCTCCTTGCTGGCTTTGCTGCATGCCCGCGCCCGACAGCAGGTTGAACGGGCCAAACTTGCTGCCGTGCAGGCCCGTACTGCCCTGATTGCCGCCGAAGAAGCCTCCGAAACTGCGGTTCTTGCGGATTATGAAGCCGACAAGGCACTTCCGGCCATTCGTGAAGCCGCTGAGCTTGCCCGCACAGCGTTGGAACGTCAGAGAGTCGCAGCGGAAGGCGTGGCGCTGGAAGAACAGCGTGCCGCGCAGGCTGCGAAAGCCGCCACAGAACGGCTCCGGCAGAGCGAAGCGGATCGGGATGCCGCCAAGTCCCGACTTGAAGACGCCTCCGCCACACTGACACGCCTGCAGGAAGAGATGGCGGCTGTTCAGGCCGCTCGAGCCAGCCTGCCTGACAGACAGGCAGAAGCAGAGACAAATCTTACCAGCCTTCAGGCTGCGCTGCAGGACGCCTCTGAAACGCTGGAACGGTTGATGACCGAGGCGACTGCGGCGCGCACACGATCCGAACAGGCGCAGGCCGCTCTTGAAGCCGCAACCCTGCGCCATACTCGTCTTGCTGAAGATCATGCCGCGCTGAAAAAGCAGATCGAAGCGTTGCAGGCTGAACTGCCTGCGCAGGATGTGTTGACGGAGGCAGAGGCTTCCGTTCAGCGGGCGGCAGCAACTCTGGCAACCTGCCGGGAAGAGGCGGATGCAGCTGCACAGAAGCGGTCTGAAGCACAAGTCGCGCTTTCCATCGCCCGTAACGCTGCGGAAACGACCAGAACCCGACATATCGAATGTGAGAAGGCCCTTGCGACGGCCACGGCCACTCTCAACGGTCTTTGCAAGGACCGTGACGCACTGGCTCAGCGCAAGGAGCAGACAGAACGGGAACTGATCCCTGATACGCAAAGGAGCGCGCTGGCGCAGGCCGTGACCGATGCAGAAGCCGCACGGACACAGGCTGTAGCCGCACTGGAGTCAGCCGAGACCGAACGGGCCGCAGCGTCCACTGCGCTGGTCGAAGCCCGTGGACGCATGCAGGAGGACAACGCCACCCGCGCCTCAGTCGCAGCAGCCGTTCAGTCAGCCGAGGCCGCTCTGCGACGTGCCGAGCAGGAAGCCACAACTTTCACACGGGAACTGGCGGCGGCTGAGCAGAACGCCGTGCCGGATTCCGTTCTGGAACAGGCCCAGAGCGCTCGTGCGGCAGAAGAAAAACGCCTGACTGATGCAGAGCAGGCTCTTGTCAACGCGGAAGAGGCCGCCACCCAGGCAGCAAAAGACGCACAGGAAGCCGAAGCCACACTTGGAGCCCTGAAAGCCGAGCTGACCCGTCTGAAAGCGCAGATCGAAGGGCTGTCGCAGGCTCTCGGTGCTGATAGGGAAGAAGACGAAGCCAGCCCTATTTCCGGGCAGCTGGATATTCCAGATGGACTGGAAATCGCCCTTGCGACGGTGCTGGCTGAGGGACTGGATGCGCCGGATGCGGCTGTCGCGCCGGATGCGCCACGCTCATGGTCGTCGCTTGGACCGCTCGCCTCGCCGCCCACTCTTCCTGCAGGAGCGACCTCTCTCGCTTCCCTTCTCGACGCCGTCCCACCTGCCCTCGCCCGTGCTCTTGGACAGGCAGGACTCGTGGCAACCGTGGCGGAAGGCGATTCGCTGTTCTCCGCACTTCAGGCCGGACAGTCGCTCATCACGCGTGATGGCGCATTCTGGCGTTGGGATGGCTATCGCATCGCCGCCGGTCAACCGAGTGCGGCAGCCCAAAGGCTGGCGCAGCGTCGCATTCTCAAGGAAACGCAACTTCGTTTCGACGAGAAAGCGACTGACCTTCCGGTAGCGGAGCAGAAAGCAGCCGAGACTGCTCAAGCACGCACTGCGACGGCTGAGGCGGTCCGCAAGGCTCGCATGGACCGTGCTGCGGTCGAAGGAGTCCTTGGGAAAGTGCGGACGACGGAAGCAGAGACTTCACGTCGTCACGCAGCTGCCCGAGCCAGACTGGACGCCGTGCGCCCGCAATGTGAACGGGCGACACAGGCTCTTGTCGCAGCAAAGCAGGCCGTCGCAGACGCACAGGCCACGCAGCAGGCGCTTCCCGCGCCGGAAACACTTCGCAAGGCACATGAGGAGGCCAAGGCTCGCGACCAGAAGGCCACGCAGACTGAATCTGCCGCACGCGAAACCCGTCGCAAGGCGGATGCAGCCTTCGAGCAGGCGCGACGGGCGCAGCAGGAAACCGAGACGCGCCACGGAAATGCCGAATCCCGTCTCGGCACCATACTGCCCGAACTGGCCCGCCTCGATTCCGAACGGGGCAAGGCGGAAGAAACCGTCGAAGCGGCTCGTCTGGCGCTGGAAGCATCGTCCGATCCCGCATCGGCTGCTACCGCACTGAAAAATGCAGAAACAACGGCTCGGGAAGCTGAACAGGCTGCCGCTGCTGCTCGCGCAAAACTTGAGGCCGTTGGTCAGGAGATGGCCGGGCGAGAAGCCGCTCATCGCGCCATGCAGGAAAAGACGCTGGAGATACGCTCGCGCCTTTCAGCCACGGAACCTCGTCTGGCTGCACTGGATGTCGAGTTGAACGAAGCAGCTGAAACGCTTGAAGCGGCAGAAGCGGCTCGTGCGGCGACAGTGCTCGACGATCAGGCTTCAGACCCGATTGAAACATTACGTGAAAAGATTTCTGAGCTGCGTCGCGAAGAGCAGGCTGGGCGTGAAGCACGCGCCGCTCTTCTCGCTGAGGTCGGCACACTGACCAGTCAGGAAACCGCACTTCGGGATTCTCTGTCGGAATGGACCAGCCGCGCCAAGGCTGCCGAAGAGCAGTTAGCTGAGGCTCAACTGCGTTTTGATGCTGTTTCCGCCGACCATCAGACCCTGACGGCTCTGCCTGATGAAGCCCGCCAGCTTCGTGAGCGGACTGCGGCCACGCTGACAGAAGCAGAGGAAAAATTTGCGACGGCCAACGCGGCGAGAGAAGCTGCCGAGAACCGACTGAAAGACGCGCAGGAAGCGCGGCGTCGGACCGAAGGCGAATTGGCGACCGCTCGGGAAAATCTGCTCCGTAGTGAAGGCAAGAGTGAGCAGGCTCAGGCCATTCTCGATCAGCTTCTGGCCGAGACGCCCGAGCCTCCCACAGCACCGGTCGGAGATCTCACGGAATCCGCAGAAACCGGGCTTCGACGCAAGATTTCCCGCCTGACCCGTGAACGGGAAGAGCTTGGCCCGGTCAATCTGCGCGCCGATATCGAGGCGCAGGAAGCCGAGCAGCAGATCGAGGTCATCCGGCGCGAACATGGCGAAATCGAAGCCGCCATTGCCCGGTTGCGCGGATCGATCGGGAGCCTAAACAAGGAAGGGCGTGAACGCCTGATGGCGGTCTTCACACAGGTGGACCATCACTTCCAGTCCCTGTTCTCCCGCATGTTCGGCGGTGGGCGTGCTCATCTGGGTCTTGTCGGCAGCGACGATCCGTTGCAAGCTGGCTTGGAAATCTATGCCCAGCCCCCGGGCAAGAAGCTTGCCACATTGTCACTTCTCTCGGGTGGCGAACAGGCATTGACGGCCCTATCTCTGATTTTTGCAGTCTTTCGCTGCAATCCGGCTCCGATCTGCGTATTGGACGAAGTCGACGCTCCACTTGATGACGCCAATGTCGGCCGCTTCTGTGCGCTGCTTGGCGATATGGTCAACGAAGCAGGAACACGCTTTCTCGTGGTGACACATCATCAGCTTACAATGGCTCATATGGACCGGCTCTACGGCGTAACCATGCAGGAACGCGGTGTGAGTCGCGTGCTGTCTGTCGATCTCGACAGGGCTGCGGCGATGGCCGGTGAACGTAAAAAGGAAGAGGCTCATGCCTGA
- the groL gene encoding chaperonin GroEL (60 kDa chaperone family; promotes refolding of misfolded polypeptides especially under stressful conditions; forms two stacked rings of heptamers to form a barrel-shaped 14mer; ends can be capped by GroES; misfolded proteins enter the barrel where they are refolded when GroES binds), with amino-acid sequence MAAKDVKFGGEARQRMLRGVDILADAVKVTLGPKGRNVVLDKSFGAPRITKDGVSVAKEIELADKFENMGAQMVREVASKTNDVAGDGTTTATVLAQAIVREGHKAVAAGMNPMDLKRGIDKAVAAVVEELKKNAKKVTSPSETAQVGTISANGEKEIGEMISLAMQKVGSEGVITVEEAKGIQTELDVVEGMQFDRGYISPYFVTNAEKMTADLDNPYILIHEKKLSSLQPILPLLESVVQSGRPLVIIAEDVDGEALATLVVNKLRGGLKIAAVKAPGFGDRRKAMLEDIAILTGGQVISEDLGIKLESVTLPMLGTAKKVHISKENTTIVEGAGNADDIKGRCNQIRAQVEETTSDYDREKLQERLAKLAGGVAVIRVGGSTEVEVKERKDRVDDALHATRAAVEEGIVPGGGTALARASTALGHLHYHNEDQKVGGEIIRKALQAPLRQIAHNAGEDGAVIAGKVLENSTYTFGFDAQAGEYKDLVEAGIIDPMKVVRTALQDAASVAGLLITTEAMVAERPEKKAPPMPGGGGMGGMGDMDF; translated from the coding sequence ATGGCTGCCAAGGACGTAAAGTTCGGCGGTGAAGCGCGTCAGCGCATGCTGCGTGGTGTCGACATTCTTGCCGACGCCGTAAAAGTGACCCTCGGCCCGAAAGGCCGTAACGTCGTGCTCGACAAGAGCTTCGGCGCGCCCCGCATCACCAAGGACGGTGTGTCGGTTGCAAAAGAGATCGAGCTTGCCGACAAGTTCGAGAACATGGGCGCCCAGATGGTGCGCGAAGTTGCGTCCAAGACCAACGACGTGGCCGGTGACGGCACCACCACAGCCACCGTGCTGGCTCAGGCGATTGTCCGCGAAGGTCACAAGGCCGTTGCTGCTGGCATGAACCCGATGGATCTGAAGCGCGGCATCGACAAGGCTGTGGCCGCTGTCGTTGAAGAGCTCAAGAAGAACGCCAAGAAGGTGACGTCTCCGTCCGAGACGGCGCAGGTCGGCACGATCTCCGCCAATGGCGAGAAAGAGATCGGCGAGATGATCTCGCTGGCGATGCAGAAGGTCGGCTCCGAGGGCGTGATCACGGTTGAGGAAGCCAAGGGCATCCAGACCGAGCTCGACGTCGTTGAGGGCATGCAGTTCGATCGCGGCTACATCTCCCCGTACTTCGTGACCAACGCGGAGAAGATGACGGCTGATCTCGACAACCCGTACATCCTCATCCACGAGAAGAAGCTGTCTTCCCTGCAGCCGATCCTTCCGCTGCTTGAGTCCGTTGTGCAGTCCGGTCGTCCGCTGGTCATCATTGCAGAAGACGTCGACGGTGAGGCTCTGGCCACGCTCGTCGTCAACAAGCTGCGTGGTGGTCTGAAGATCGCTGCCGTGAAGGCTCCGGGCTTCGGTGATCGCCGTAAGGCCATGCTGGAAGACATCGCCATCCTCACCGGTGGTCAGGTCATCAGCGAAGACCTCGGCATCAAGCTTGAGAGCGTGACGCTGCCGATGCTCGGCACGGCGAAGAAGGTGCACATCTCGAAAGAGAACACCACCATCGTTGAAGGTGCTGGCAACGCGGACGACATCAAGGGCCGTTGCAACCAGATCCGCGCTCAGGTCGAGGAAACAACCTCTGACTACGATCGTGAGAAGCTGCAGGAGCGTCTTGCGAAGCTCGCCGGTGGCGTTGCTGTCATCCGCGTCGGTGGTTCCACCGAGGTTGAGGTGAAAGAGCGCAAGGATCGCGTTGACGATGCCCTGCACGCAACCCGCGCTGCTGTTGAAGAAGGCATCGTTCCGGGCGGCGGCACGGCTCTGGCCCGCGCTTCCACGGCTCTTGGCCACCTGCACTACCACAACGAAGACCAGAAGGTCGGCGGCGAAATCATCCGCAAGGCTCTTCAGGCTCCGCTGCGTCAGATCGCGCACAATGCGGGTGAAGACGGCGCTGTCATCGCAGGCAAGGTTCTGGAAAACAGCACCTATACCTTCGGTTTCGACGCACAGGCTGGTGAATACAAGGACCTCGTCGAGGCTGGTATCATCGACCCGATGAAGGTTGTCCGCACGGCTCTGCAGGATGCAGCTTCGGTTGCTGGTCTGCTGATCACCACTGAAGCCATGGTTGCCGAGCGTCCGGAGAAAAAAGCTCCGCCGATGCCGGGTGGTGGCGGAATGGGTGGCATGGGCGACATGGATTTCTGA
- a CDS encoding co-chaperone GroES, translating into MTKFRPLHDRVVVRRLNGEEKTVGGIIIPDTAKEKPMEGEVVSVGPGARNEQGQVVALDVKAGDRVLFGKWSGTEVKIGGEELLIMKESDIMGVIAG; encoded by the coding sequence ATGACGAAATTCCGTCCCCTGCACGATCGTGTAGTGGTCCGTCGCCTGAACGGCGAAGAAAAGACAGTTGGTGGCATCATCATCCCTGACACGGCCAAGGAAAAGCCGATGGAAGGCGAGGTTGTGTCCGTTGGTCCCGGCGCACGTAACGAACAGGGTCAGGTTGTGGCTCTCGATGTGAAGGCTGGTGATCGCGTGCTGTTCGGCAAGTGGTCTGGCACCGAAGTCAAGATCGGTGGTGAAGAGCTGCTGATCATGAAGGAAAGCGACATCATGGGCGTGATCGCCGGCTGA
- a CDS encoding LysR family transcriptional regulator — protein sequence MTPYVVEYVLAHLRLLEAVGRLGSFSAAAAELGVTQPNVSRQIGQIERVIGHPLFTRGHRGVILTEAGRLLFDAATESTGRIRTCLGEIAATAVGRRQIAVVTDYGFGATWLMERLSDFERFCPDVEVQIVTTRNLSETASGDIRPDVSILFEPGPIREDDPVFQRKMLFQEEVYPVCGRTYLDHHGPFDSVEEIRKAQLLHLKGDGKLWLNWESWFRKVGSDRPQTLSGQLNVFRSFSHFPLLMQSACQNEGIALGWHPLIDTALETGQLVKLWPTPIKSENGYVLTLHRRTSREASAFYTWVIAQAESGRVVR from the coding sequence ATGACACCTTACGTAGTGGAATATGTGCTTGCCCATCTCCGCCTGTTGGAGGCTGTGGGTAGGCTGGGTAGCTTCAGTGCTGCCGCTGCTGAACTGGGCGTGACACAGCCAAATGTCAGTCGACAGATCGGGCAGATAGAACGCGTGATCGGTCATCCGCTGTTCACACGTGGACATCGCGGTGTGATTTTGACGGAAGCAGGGCGTTTGCTGTTCGACGCCGCGACGGAAAGCACCGGACGCATCCGCACCTGTCTGGGAGAGATCGCTGCTACGGCGGTAGGACGACGACAGATCGCCGTGGTCACCGATTACGGGTTTGGCGCCACCTGGCTCATGGAACGTCTGTCAGACTTCGAACGGTTTTGCCCCGATGTGGAAGTCCAGATCGTCACCACGAGAAATCTGTCCGAGACGGCGTCTGGTGATATTCGACCTGATGTTTCGATCCTGTTTGAACCCGGTCCCATCAGGGAAGATGATCCAGTTTTCCAACGAAAAATGCTTTTTCAGGAGGAAGTCTATCCTGTGTGTGGACGAACTTATCTGGATCACCACGGGCCATTCGATAGCGTGGAAGAGATACGCAAGGCTCAGCTCCTGCACCTGAAAGGCGACGGGAAATTGTGGCTGAACTGGGAGAGCTGGTTCCGGAAGGTGGGGAGCGATCGTCCGCAGACACTGAGTGGTCAGTTGAACGTGTTTCGCTCATTCAGTCATTTTCCGCTTCTGATGCAGTCAGCCTGTCAGAACGAAGGTATTGCTCTGGGCTGGCATCCCCTGATTGATACGGCGCTGGAGACGGGACAACTGGTCAAACTCTGGCCGACGCCGATCAAAAGCGAGAACGGCTATGTCCTGACACTGCATCGGCGAACGAGCCGGGAGGCATCGGCTTTTTATACATGGGTCATCGCTCAGGCAGAGAGCGGGCGTGTTGTTCGATAG
- a CDS encoding TonB-dependent receptor: MEFHFLLNGTVATAFLISANSVAIAATDASHKAGDLGGAGIPHATSHKPARGLKSVKQKDPEQLTVSARRSYARGITETISSEVLARSVPGTNPQKVLATRPGVMFQSADPQGLDTWSAQFYMHGFLQNQIGMTLDGIPLGDQEFRSLNGLNTTAAIASENVGRVNMSMSAGAESVASTSNLGGSLEYFSSDPTHEHHLTTAQTFGSNAAYHTFIRADSGDLNQIGSRFYVSYMRNNTDKWKGGGNQFAQQVNAKFLQPIGQDSRISTFFDWSDKDLYNYQDMSFDMLKNGGYKLDNFVGTPDGYAKAYRLAQSLNNLPGGAIPAGYSRMSDPWDASYYDAVTAERDYLGGLTADFSLTHALRWKTTIYGHGQYRRGGWTTPYLTSPNGAPLAEQINASNTQRYGFTSALTYTIAHNDISAGVWYENFHTQIGRYGIEQPLLGEGSPINALGTLPAGYQDFWSQTFNSNSFTAFVQDTYHPIENLALHFGFKSLLQTVRAGQNANDASYTGTDAIAAGSMTTARAFLPHISADWHFLRHHELFFDISENMKAYPVAAYKQGASPFAVTQSQFNQIRGGLKPETDWNYAVGYRYLDKILSASVYAYHTDFHNRLQQTTSGTIVNPISTVANVGSVTMNGVDAGLTIRLLRDVSLYNSVSYNHATYGDNLVEAGVTYATHGQQIVNYPRFMYKASLSYSHGGFEAHIDTQYLGQRNFSYVGDMKAPGYWLENLGMRYNFGKMAQYNRNLDFVKNITLSFDIYNLANQKYIATMGENGNPVSGDYQSFMVGAPRQFFGSIKAEF; the protein is encoded by the coding sequence ATGGAATTCCATTTTCTTCTGAACGGTACGGTTGCAACGGCCTTTCTCATATCGGCCAATTCCGTGGCTATCGCAGCCACCGATGCCTCCCACAAAGCAGGCGATCTGGGCGGCGCAGGCATACCGCACGCAACGTCGCACAAACCGGCTAGGGGCCTGAAATCAGTCAAACAGAAAGACCCTGAACAACTGACAGTCAGCGCACGACGCTCTTACGCCCGCGGCATCACCGAAACGATTTCCTCGGAAGTGCTCGCAAGGTCTGTGCCGGGCACAAACCCTCAGAAAGTGCTCGCAACTCGTCCGGGCGTGATGTTCCAGTCTGCCGATCCACAAGGTCTGGATACATGGTCAGCCCAGTTTTACATGCACGGGTTCCTGCAAAACCAGATTGGCATGACACTCGACGGTATACCGCTCGGCGATCAGGAATTCCGCTCTCTCAATGGTCTGAATACGACAGCCGCCATCGCTTCCGAAAATGTCGGTCGCGTCAACATGTCGATGAGCGCAGGCGCGGAATCCGTCGCCAGCACGTCAAATCTGGGCGGCTCACTTGAGTATTTTTCATCCGACCCAACGCACGAACATCATCTGACGACAGCACAGACTTTCGGAAGCAACGCCGCCTATCACACCTTCATTCGTGCCGACAGTGGCGACCTGAACCAGATCGGATCGCGCTTCTATGTCTCCTACATGAGAAACAACACCGACAAATGGAAAGGCGGCGGCAACCAGTTCGCACAACAGGTCAACGCGAAATTTCTCCAGCCTATTGGTCAGGACAGCCGTATCTCAACCTTCTTCGACTGGTCCGACAAGGATCTCTACAATTATCAGGACATGTCCTTCGACATGCTGAAGAACGGCGGCTACAAACTTGATAACTTCGTCGGAACACCCGACGGTTATGCCAAGGCCTATCGACTGGCCCAGTCGCTCAACAATCTCCCCGGCGGTGCTATTCCTGCCGGTTATTCACGGATGTCAGACCCTTGGGACGCGTCCTATTATGACGCCGTTACCGCAGAACGGGATTATCTAGGCGGCCTGACTGCGGATTTCTCCCTGACACACGCCCTGCGCTGGAAAACGACCATTTATGGTCATGGGCAGTACAGACGAGGTGGCTGGACAACGCCTTACCTCACTTCGCCCAACGGAGCGCCGCTGGCTGAGCAGATCAACGCCAGCAACACGCAGAGATACGGTTTCACATCCGCCCTGACCTACACGATTGCCCACAACGATATCAGCGCTGGCGTCTGGTACGAAAACTTCCATACCCAGATTGGGCGTTACGGTATTGAGCAACCTCTTCTCGGAGAGGGATCGCCCATAAATGCACTAGGCACCCTACCCGCCGGCTATCAGGATTTCTGGTCACAGACCTTCAACTCCAACAGCTTTACGGCATTTGTGCAGGATACGTACCATCCAATCGAAAATCTCGCCCTGCATTTCGGCTTTAAATCCCTGCTGCAAACCGTGCGAGCAGGACAGAACGCCAATGACGCGTCCTACACTGGAACAGACGCCATTGCCGCTGGCAGCATGACAACGGCCCGCGCCTTCTTGCCGCATATCAGCGCTGACTGGCATTTCCTCCGTCATCACGAGCTGTTTTTCGATATCTCGGAAAACATGAAAGCCTACCCTGTAGCTGCCTACAAACAGGGTGCCTCGCCTTTTGCTGTCACCCAGAGTCAGTTCAATCAGATCCGTGGCGGGCTGAAACCGGAAACCGACTGGAATTATGCAGTGGGGTATCGCTACCTCGACAAGATCCTGTCTGCATCGGTGTATGCCTATCACACGGACTTTCATAACCGACTACAACAGACGACATCCGGAACAATCGTCAATCCGATCTCGACGGTCGCCAATGTCGGGTCCGTGACCATGAACGGCGTGGATGCCGGGCTGACAATCCGTCTGCTACGTGACGTCTCACTTTATAACAGCGTGAGTTATAATCACGCGACTTATGGTGACAATCTTGTCGAGGCTGGCGTGACGTACGCCACCCATGGCCAGCAGATCGTCAACTATCCGCGCTTTATGTACAAAGCCAGCCTGTCCTACAGTCATGGCGGGTTCGAAGCGCATATCGACACCCAATATCTCGGCCAACGCAATTTCAGCTATGTCGGCGACATGAAAGCGCCCGGTTACTGGCTGGAAAATCTGGGCATGCGTTATAATTTCGGCAAGATGGCGCAATACAACCGCAATCTCGATTTTGTAAAAAACATAACTCTTTCCTTCGACATCTATAATCTAGCCAACCAGAAATACATCGCGACGATGGGTGAAAACGGCAACCCGGTGTCAGGCGACTACCAGTCTTTCATGGTTGGCGCTCCGCGACAGTTCTTCGGTTCCATCAAGGCAGAATTCTGA
- a CDS encoding TauD/TfdA dioxygenase family protein has translation MNQNTISSPRPVTITADLKLRPIAGRIGAEVQEIALTPDLSPATIQALRDALTHHKVLFFRDQHHVDAATQTAFGRKWGEPVGHPTAPGQTGDHLLELSAEHGGKANVWHTDMTFLESYPAVSILRAVNVPPCGGDTVWANTAAAYEHLPDHLKQLADGLWAVHSNDYDYAVNQTRPDQAMDAYHATFASSVFEAEQPLVRLHPISGEKSLILGGFFKKFSNLSLSDSRHLFEIFQTHITRLENTVRWQWKKGDVAIWDNQSTQHYALDDYGNYPRVMQRLTLRGESSLSTDGRYSRQLLPAK, from the coding sequence ATGAATCAGAATACGATTTCTTCTCCTCGCCCCGTCACAATAACGGCTGACCTCAAGCTGCGACCGATCGCTGGACGCATCGGTGCAGAAGTGCAGGAAATTGCCCTTACCCCAGACCTGAGCCCAGCCACCATTCAGGCCCTCCGCGACGCATTGACGCACCACAAGGTTCTCTTTTTTCGGGACCAGCATCATGTCGATGCCGCAACACAGACAGCATTCGGCAGGAAATGGGGCGAACCTGTCGGGCACCCCACCGCGCCGGGGCAGACAGGCGATCATCTGCTGGAACTGAGCGCAGAGCATGGAGGAAAAGCCAATGTCTGGCATACTGACATGACTTTTCTGGAATCCTATCCTGCCGTCTCCATCCTGCGTGCCGTCAATGTGCCTCCCTGCGGTGGCGATACGGTCTGGGCCAACACAGCCGCTGCCTACGAACATCTTCCGGACCATCTGAAACAACTGGCCGACGGACTATGGGCTGTTCATTCCAACGATTATGACTACGCCGTCAATCAAACCCGCCCTGATCAAGCGATGGATGCCTATCATGCGACGTTCGCCTCCTCCGTTTTTGAAGCGGAACAACCACTGGTACGCCTGCATCCGATATCCGGAGAAAAATCTCTAATCCTCGGCGGATTTTTCAAGAAATTTTCCAACCTTTCCCTATCGGACTCCCGTCATCTGTTCGAGATATTCCAGACACATATCACACGTCTGGAAAATACCGTTCGCTGGCAATGGAAAAAAGGAGATGTGGCAATCTGGGACAACCAGAGCACACAACATTATGCACTGGACGATTACGGCAATTATCCGCGCGTAATGCAGCGCCTTACCCTGCGTGGCGAATCCAGTCTTTCCACTGATGGCCGGTATAGCCGTCAGCTTCTTCCCGCCAAGTGA